The following are from one region of the Stigmatella ashevillena genome:
- a CDS encoding prolipoprotein diacylglyceryl transferase, whose translation MLPILIRLSFESLWSQVLLYAAALALVGYIALNGWRGATGAGTGPGPRAPASRGDRVQRAALFGGVGAVLAFYGLQYALPASAFPGGKGDGIPVHTYGVLLALGFVCAVSVAARLARDEWRKPEWVEGRGFVDLEGLRKREQILDLALWVLIGGLVGSRLLFILVNWKDYAGNWASIFSLGGGLVFYGGLIGAAGAAYAFSRVHGLDFLRLADVAIPTVSLGQALGRLGCFSAGCCWGGTAGSHAPLAVRFPGAQVAQDLFGHLTGSGSNAFHSQVKDARYVVEATGEVLHQAAPGAVRISEWVAQHGTTLPVHPTQLFESLGQALLFVGLLALRRHRRFHGQIFAFWLMAYALLRSTVELFRGDTERGTLHGLLSDNAPSLAHWVPLEAWYNVSTSQFISLCMFTFGATLLYQRSRRLSEAEGLGPTPSPAGG comes from the coding sequence ATGCTCCCCATCCTCATCCGCCTCTCCTTCGAGTCGCTCTGGTCCCAGGTGCTGCTGTACGCCGCGGCCCTGGCCCTGGTGGGCTACATCGCCCTCAACGGGTGGCGGGGCGCCACCGGGGCGGGGACGGGCCCTGGCCCGCGGGCACCGGCCTCGCGCGGCGACCGGGTGCAGCGCGCGGCCCTCTTCGGGGGCGTGGGCGCGGTCCTGGCGTTTTATGGCCTCCAGTATGCGCTGCCGGCGAGCGCCTTCCCGGGCGGCAAAGGGGATGGGATTCCCGTGCACACCTACGGGGTGCTGCTCGCCCTGGGCTTTGTCTGCGCGGTGAGCGTGGCGGCCCGGCTGGCCCGGGACGAGTGGCGCAAGCCGGAGTGGGTGGAGGGACGGGGCTTCGTGGACCTCGAGGGCTTGCGCAAGCGCGAGCAGATCTTGGACCTGGCCCTCTGGGTGCTCATCGGAGGGCTCGTGGGCAGCCGCCTGCTCTTCATCCTCGTCAACTGGAAGGACTACGCGGGCAACTGGGCGAGCATTTTCTCCCTGGGCGGAGGCCTGGTCTTCTATGGGGGCCTCATCGGCGCGGCGGGGGCGGCCTATGCCTTCTCGCGGGTGCATGGCCTGGACTTCCTGCGGCTGGCGGACGTGGCCATTCCCACCGTCTCCTTGGGGCAGGCGCTGGGGCGGCTGGGCTGCTTCTCCGCGGGGTGCTGCTGGGGCGGCACGGCGGGGAGCCACGCCCCCCTGGCCGTGCGCTTTCCGGGCGCCCAGGTGGCGCAGGATCTGTTCGGGCACCTGACCGGCAGTGGCAGCAACGCCTTCCACTCCCAGGTGAAGGATGCGCGCTACGTCGTCGAGGCCACGGGCGAGGTGCTCCACCAGGCGGCCCCCGGCGCGGTGCGCATCTCCGAGTGGGTGGCCCAGCACGGCACCACCCTGCCGGTGCACCCCACGCAGCTGTTCGAGTCCCTGGGGCAGGCGCTGCTCTTCGTGGGCCTGCTGGCCCTGCGCCGCCACCGCCGCTTCCATGGGCAGATTTTCGCCTTCTGGCTGATGGCCTACGCCCTCTTGCGCTCCACGGTGGAGCTGTTCCGGGGCGACACCGAGCGCGGCACCCTGCATGGGTTGCTGTCCGACAATGCGCCTTCCCTCGCACACTGGGTGCCGTTGGAGGCCTGGTACAACGTGTCCACCAGCCAGTTCATCTCCCTGTGCATGTTCACCTTCGGCGCAACTCTCCTCTACCAACGCAGCAGGCGGCTGAGCGAGGCCGAGGGGCTCGGGCCCACGCCCAGCCCTGC